The following is a genomic window from Adhaeribacter radiodurans.
GAAAATGACGTTATTTCAGTAACCGAACTCATGTTTACGGATAATGATGAACTGGCTGGTTTAATTGCCTCTATGCTCAATGCCGATGCTTTAATTATTTTAAGCAACGTAAACGGTATTTACAACGGTGACCCAAAAAATCCTGAATCGGAAGTAATTACCGAAGTTAAACCCGAAACCACTGGTTTTGGGGCCTTTGTTACTACCCAACGTTCGCAGTTTGGCCGGGGTGGTATGCTAACCAAAAGCCACATGGCCCGCAAAGTTGCCCAACTAGGCATTTCAGTACACATTGCTAACGGTAAAACCGAGAATATTCTTCCGAAAGTATTAAACGAAGAAGCAGTAAATACCCGCTTTATTCCGAGTAAAACCACTTCGGGCCGCAAGAAATGGATTGCTCACTCCGAGAATTACGCCAAAGGAGCCGTGCAAATTAATGCGGGTGCCAAAACTGCTCTTACTTCGGCAAAAGCTACTAGTTTGCTACCCGTTGGTATTATTAAAATTATTGGTGAGTTTCAGAAAGGAGATATTATTAAACTACTCGACGAAAACCAGAAATTAATCGGCCAAGGCATTGCTGAGTATAGCTCCGACAAGGCCCATGAGCGCCTGGGCCAGCAAAACCAAAAACCACTCGTGCACTACGATTATCTATTTCTAAATGCAGAGGTTGGGTAAATAAATGATTAAGTAAAAGTTTCAAATAGAATAACATAAAACTGTTAGGAAATTACTTCTATTTGATTGGGATAGCAGAACACATTTGTGTAAATCTCTTAAAAATAGAAATACACGCAATTAAAGTAGCTAAGAATAATTAACACCAGTTTGGCTATGGAGGTCCTTCTAAGGTTCTGGTGCCGCAGGCATTGCGAGGAACGAGCAAAGGAGGCTTAGACAAGCCCGAGAGAGCCAAACGAGGCCCGCCGGCCAGGAGGCAAACTTGAAGCAATTAAGCAAAATAGCACCTGAGCATGGAGACTTGGAAAGGCTTCAAAGAAAAGCAGTTGTATATCAAAAATACATTTTTATAATTTGTATAGTAAAGGCTGAAATACAGAAAATAGAAGCCTAAAACGCAATAATGTAGCTTAAAACAAATAAACATTTAAAGTTTAGTTTGTTTTATTTCAGAAATGATGACCTTACAAGATACCTTTAAAAATACCCAAAAAGCCAGTCAGAATCTGGGGTTATTGCCAGCCGAAAAAATAGATACTATTCTGCTGGACCTGGCCGATGCAGCCGTAGTTCAAACGCCTTTTATACTCGCCGAAAACGAGAAAGACTTGGCCCGTATGGATTCTAACGACCCTAAATACGACCGGCTAAAACTAACGGCTGCCCGCCTGGAAGATATTGCCAAAGACCTCCGCAATGTGGCCAGTTTACCTTCGCCGCTTGGTCGTACCCTGTTGCAGAAAGATTTACCAAATGGTTTAGAAATATCAAAAATAAGTGTGCCATTAGGGGTAATCGGCATTATTTACGAAGCACGCCCCAATGTTACGTTCGATGTATTTTCGTTGTGCCTGAAAACGGGCAATGCTTGTATTTTAAAAGGAGGCAGCGATGCTGCTGCTTCAAATGCGGCTATTTTATCGGTTATTCACCAGGTATTAACCCAACACCAGGTAGATACGGACATTGTTGCTTTATTACCGCCTGACCGCCAGGCCACGGAAGCTTTACTGCAAGCCCGCGGCTACGTAGATGTTCTTATTCCGCGCGGTAGCCAGGCTTTAATTGATTTGGTGCGGCAAAATGCCAAAATACCAGTAATAGAAACAGGAGCCGGCATTGTACATACCTTTTTCGATGAAACCGGTAACCTCGAAAGAGGCAAAGCCATTATTGCCAATGCCAAAACCCGTCGGGTAAGCGTTTGTAATGCTTTGGATTGCCTGCTGGTTCACCAAAACCGCTTGAACGATTTGCCCGCTTTAACCGCTCTCCTGGCCGAAAAACAAGTGGAAATTTTTG
Proteins encoded in this region:
- a CDS encoding glutamate-5-semialdehyde dehydrogenase, producing the protein MMTLQDTFKNTQKASQNLGLLPAEKIDTILLDLADAAVVQTPFILAENEKDLARMDSNDPKYDRLKLTAARLEDIAKDLRNVASLPSPLGRTLLQKDLPNGLEISKISVPLGVIGIIYEARPNVTFDVFSLCLKTGNACILKGGSDAAASNAAILSVIHQVLTQHQVDTDIVALLPPDRQATEALLQARGYVDVLIPRGSQALIDLVRQNAKIPVIETGAGIVHTFFDETGNLERGKAIIANAKTRRVSVCNALDCLLVHQNRLNDLPALTALLAEKQVEIFADAPAHAALKEAYPEDLLKPAQEEHFGTEFLSLKLALKTVANLEEALMHIATYSSKHSEAIISEDAANVAQFLNSVDAAAVYANTSTAFTDGAQFGLGAEIGISTQKLHARGPMGLEELTSYKWVVKGNGQIRS
- the proB gene encoding glutamate 5-kinase: MALSYRRIIVKIGSNVLTQENGMPDIARMQHLVEQITQLKKQGKEVIVVSSGAVASGRSLIKISEKADAVTSRQLLAAVGQVKLINTYSELFSQHELICAQVLVTKEDFRDRQHYLNLKNCFQVLLQNNVIPIVNENDVISVTELMFTDNDELAGLIASMLNADALIILSNVNGIYNGDPKNPESEVITEVKPETTGFGAFVTTQRSQFGRGGMLTKSHMARKVAQLGISVHIANGKTENILPKVLNEEAVNTRFIPSKTTSGRKKWIAHSENYAKGAVQINAGAKTALTSAKATSLLPVGIIKIIGEFQKGDIIKLLDENQKLIGQGIAEYSSDKAHERLGQQNQKPLVHYDYLFLNAEVG